A window of bacterium genomic DNA:
AGATTTTCCGTCGCAGGACCTATGGTCGCAACAATTTTCGTTTTTTTGAATTTAAGACTGTGTTCCATTACTTTTTATTATTCACATTGTAAAAACTTTGTTCAAAGATAAAGATATCTTATTTATTCAGGTATTGCAATAAAAAAACCACCCTGCGTTTTTTCTTGCGAAAATGCACGGGTGGTGAGTATGATCGATCTTACCTTATAGTACTTGAATTAAGAAAGCGAGCCGTGGGAATGGAGCAGAATCTTCCGATCGGCTGATATTGTTAAAAAATATATCAACGGGAACATCTCTGCCACTCAAGTGGTATTGTGTCGGAAATATTACCACCGTGCCACGTTCTTTGACTTTCTGTGAAAGGTCGTATGCTCCCTCGCCTTGAGCATAAATGAAATATGAGCCATTTGCTGTTTTGATGTGAATGCCATAACTCCCGGCACTCAGTTTATCTATGTCCCCTATTGCAAGAATATTCTTGCCGTTAATGGGAAAATTTTGAGAATCGAGCTTTGGAAGATTGTTATCGATTTGAGTTATGATCCCTAAAACATACTTCCGTCCGGCACTTGGAGAATTTCTGTCCTCTTCGCGCTTGGCTTCTTCCCTAGCTTGAATCTTTCGAATCCAAGATTCTTCCCGCATATTACTATAACCTGCCATCGTAACCATTGTGCTGATGATAGTCAAAACACTAAAGATGCTGATAAAAAATAATCTTTTTTTCACAACCAACCTCCATTCAGTGTTTGATCTGCCACGGGTTTCTCCTTATTTGATTTTGACAATATTTTTCTGGTACTCATAGTAGGATAAGTGTAAACTTATGTCAACTATTCGTACCTTTTTTAGAACTGTTTTTTGCGTACGTTTTAGGCAGTTTCAAATCTTGTCTTATTTTCAGTCATCCACGTCTGCATGTCCTCTTTAGTTTTACTAGAGTCTTTCATTACATCAGCATGAGCCTCAAAATAATGAGGCTTAAGTGCTTCCATCCATGCTTCAAAGGTTTCACCTTTTGCTGTTACTTCACATAGATCGCATTTAAGAGTTTTCATCGTGTTATATATTTATAATTGATAATAGAAAAATACAATACCAGAAAAGCTAGATTTTTAGAAACTCCAGACTAGTGAGAGCTATTAGAACATGGATTAACGCCCAGGAAAACACAATTTACATCCCAGCACCCCAATAAGACTACACCGAAGGGAAACCTACACCGGGCGGATGGAATAAGTTTGTATATGGGGAGCTGTAATCCCATCGTTTCTGGGACGGCTCTTGTAAAAGAAGGATGCGTAATAAGTCCAATTATTCTCCCTAAATTATTAACCACGTTAGTCATTAATAAACAAAAATCATGACAAAGTCTAATAAGAATTCAATAATAGCTGCGTTGGCCGTTTCCTTTATATTAGGTCTCACCGGACCGATTAGCGCATTCGCCGCAACAACGCCTTCTCTAGGAGAAGCGGTAACTTATGGTGTTCTTGGTAGTACCTACAGCAACACTACGGTAACCACAATCAATGGAGATGTCGGATTTACCACAGGACCAGCAGTTGCCCCTTTAGGTGTGCATACGAACTACGGATCTGGTGCCCCATATGCTACGGCAGGCACAGATCAAGGTGATGCGCTAACTAATCTCAATGGCCAAACATGTACATTCACGTTCACCCCCGGAGCAATCAATCTCTCTACTGATACGACACATGGTCCTATTGGTATATATACTCCTGGGGTGTACTGCAGCACAGGGGCGATGGACGTAGGAGGTCCGCTTGCTCTTAACGGTAGCGGAACGTACATCTTCAGACCTGTTGGTGCGCTTACATCGCCGGCCGGTGCGGTTATTACATCAACCAACGCATCAGCTTGCGACGTTTTTTGGACTCCAGCCGCCGCAATGACTCTTGGCGCAAACAACACATTCATGGGAACTGTCATTGGCAATGCGGGTATTACCGTGGGTGCTAATACTACGTGGATAGGAAGAGCCTTATCATTTGGTGGAACAGTGACGACCGATACTGACACAATTACCGCACCAACATGCACATCACCTTCTGTTCCCGCTACTCTTCATGTTATTAAGCAAGTGATAAATGATAATAGTGGCACCACAACTATTTCTTCCTTTAATCTACATGTAAAAATTTCTGGGACTGATGTTGCAGGGAGTCCAGCGGCTGGAACTGCGGCACCTGGAACTTCTTATTCGCTCTCTCCTGGCACGTATATAGTAAGTGAAGATACAAATGCCTCGTATGTGTCGAGTTTCAGCGGAGATTGTGATTCGAGTGGTAGCGTGACACTTTCCGCGGGCGCCAACAAGACTTGTACGATTACTAACAACGATATTCTCCCTCCGCCACCAACTCCACTTAAAGAATGTAAACTCGAAATTCAAAAGCAAGTTGATAAATCCATCGCAAACCCAGGCGACACAGTGACCTATACAATTGCTTTCAAAAATATTGGTACCGCGAATTGCACCGGTGGCGGGGTTAGAGTGACTGATACCGCCTACGCACTACTTACGTTTCTCGATGAATCGCACAGTGCAAATGTAGTAGCTGGATACGGCTCAAAACCACTCTACACGGAGGCGACGCGCCTCTTGATCTGGAACGCAGACACACTTACTCCAAATGAGTCTGGTTGGGTCAAATGGCGGGCACGTGTAAATTCTGCCGTCAGCTGCGGAAACTTCGAAATTCCGAATACGGCAAAAATTACTGCGCTCGAGCTCTCGAACTTCCAAACATTGATTTCAAGTAATACCGTGAAAACAACTGGTACAAAATATTGCCCACTATCTGCCTTAAATCTTATTCAAAATCCGTCATTTGAAATAAATGGAGGAAACGGAAATCCCCAAAATTGGCTTCGGGGAGGTTGGGGAACAAACACACGCACTTTTACTTACCCAACAATTGGCTCCGATGGTAACAAAGCCGTAAAAGTGGCGATCACAAACTATACAAGCGGTGATGCAAAATGGTATTTCAAAGATGTGCCAATTGTTGGTGGGAAAACTTATACATTCTCTGATTCATACAAATCAAATGTGAAGAACGAGATTGGTGTATTTTATAAAACACCCTCTGGCACGCGCTATCAGTTCCTGACTACTCTCCCTGCCTCACCTGCTTGGACCAATGTTACGCGTCAGATAACAGTCCCTGCAAATGCCATAGCTCTTACGGTATTCCACACCATCTACAGCGTTGGTTACCTTGAACTCGATTCGTTCTCTCTCACACAAGTAAACTAACTTTGAGTGAGCATTGGTTCGAATATCTGTAAAGCAGATAACAAAACAACATTTCTTTATGGAATGTTGTTTTGTTTATGACCACTAAACTCCGCGGCCAGGGCTCGAACCTGGGACATCCTCGTTAACAGCGAGGCGCTCTACCAACTGAGCTACCGCGGAATATTGTTTTCCCGCGGTATGCTCAGTACTGAGCCCTGCCTGCCCTGCCTACCGGCAGGCAGGCGGCA
This region includes:
- a CDS encoding ice-binding family protein; amino-acid sequence: MTKSNKNSIIAALAVSFILGLTGPISAFAATTPSLGEAVTYGVLGSTYSNTTVTTINGDVGFTTGPAVAPLGVHTNYGSGAPYATAGTDQGDALTNLNGQTCTFTFTPGAINLSTDTTHGPIGIYTPGVYCSTGAMDVGGPLALNGSGTYIFRPVGALTSPAGAVITSTNASACDVFWTPAAAMTLGANNTFMGTVIGNAGITVGANTTWIGRALSFGGTVTTDTDTITAPTCTSPSVPATLHVIKQVINDNSGTTTISSFNLHVKISGTDVAGSPAAGTAAPGTSYSLSPGTYIVSEDTNASYVSSFSGDCDSSGSVTLSAGANKTCTITNNDILPPPPTPLKECKLEIQKQVDKSIANPGDTVTYTIAFKNIGTANCTGGGVRVTDTAYALLTFLDESHSANVVAGYGSKPLYTEATRLLIWNADTLTPNESGWVKWRARVNSAVSCGNFEIPNTAKITALELSNFQTLISSNTVKTTGTKYCPLSALNLIQNPSFEINGGNGNPQNWLRGGWGTNTRTFTYPTIGSDGNKAVKVAITNYTSGDAKWYFKDVPIVGGKTYTFSDSYKSNVKNEIGVFYKTPSGTRYQFLTTLPASPAWTNVTRQITVPANAIALTVFHTIYSVGYLELDSFSLTQVN